Proteins found in one Macaca nemestrina isolate mMacNem1 chromosome 4, mMacNem.hap1, whole genome shotgun sequence genomic segment:
- the LOC105494217 gene encoding probable ATP-dependent RNA helicase DDX56 isoform X1: protein MEDSEALGFEHMGLDPRLLQAVTDMGWSRPTLIQEKAIPLALEGKDLLARARTGSGKTAAYAIPMLQLLLHRKATGPVVEQAVRGLVLVPTKELARQAQSMIQQLATYCARDVRVANVSAAEDSASQRAMLMEKPDVVVGTPSRILSHLQQDSLKLRDSLELLVVDEADLLFSFGFEEELKSLLCHLPRIYQAFLMSATFNEDVQALKELVLHNPVTLKLQESQLPGPDQLQQFQVVCETEEDKFLLLYALLKLSLIRGKSLLFVNTLERSYRLRLFLEQFSIPTCVLNGELPLRSRCHIISQFNQGFYDCVIATDAEVLGAPVKGKRRGRGPKGDKASDPEAGVARGIDFHHVSAVLNFDLPPTPEAYIHRAGRTARANNPGIVLTFVLPTEQSHLGKIEELLSGENRGPILLPYQFRMEEIEGFRYRCRDAMRSVTKQAIREARLKEIKEELLHSEKLKTYFEDNPRDLQLLRHDLPLHPAVVKPHLGHVPDYLVPPALRGLVHPHKKRKKLSSCRKARRVKSQNPLRSFKHKGKKFRPTAKPS, encoded by the exons ATGGAGGACTCAGAAGCACTGGGCTTTGAACACATGGGCCTCGATCCCCGGCTCCTGCAG GCTGTCACCGATATGGGCTGGTCGCGACCTACGCTGATCCAGGAAAAGGCCATCCCACTGGCCCTAGAAGGGAAGGACCTCCTGGCTCGGGCCCGCACGGGCTCCGGCAAGACGGCAGCTTATGCTATTCCGATGCTACAGCTGTTGCTCCACAGGAAGGCG ACAGGTCCGGTGGTAGAACAGGCAGTGAGAGGCCTTGTTCTTGTTCCTACCAAGGAACTGGCACGGCAGGCACAGTCCATGATTCAGCAGCTGGCTACCTACTGTGCTCGGGATGTCCGAGTGGCCAATGTCTCAGCTGCCGAAGACTCAGCCTCTCAGAG AGCTATGCTGATGGAgaagccagatgtggtagtgggGACCCCATCTCGCATATTAAGCCACTTGCAGCAAGACAGCCTGAAACTTCGTGACTCCCTGGAGCTTTTGGTGGTGGACGAAGCTgatcttcttttttcctttggctttgaAGAAGAGCTCAAGAGTCTCCTCTG TCACTTGCCCCGGATTTACCAGGCGTTTCTCATGTCGGCAACTTTTAATGAGGACGTACAAGCACTCAAGGAGCTAGTATTACATAACCCG GTTACCCTTAAGTTACAggagtcccagctgcctgggccAGACCAGTTACAGCAGTTTCAGGTGGTCTGTGAGACTGAGGAAGACAAATTCCTGCTGCTGTATGCCCTGCTCAAGCTGTCATTGATTCGGGGCAAGTCTCTGCTCTTTGTCAACACTCTAGAGCGGAGTTACCGGCTACGCCTGTTCCTGGAGCAGTTCAGCATTCCCACCTGTGTGCTCAATGGCGAACTTCCACTGCGCTCCAG GTGCCACATCATCTCACAGTTCAACCAAGGCTTTTACGACTGTGTCATAGCAACTGATGCCGAAGTCCTGGGGGCCCCGGTCAAGGGCAAGCGTCGGGGCCGAGGACCCAAAGGGGACAA GGCCTCTGATCCGGAGGCAGGTGTGGCCCGGGGCATAGACTTCCACCATGTGTCTGCTGTGCTCAACTTTGATCTTCCCCCAACCCCTGAGGCCTACATCCATCGAGCCGGCAG GACAGCACGCGCTAACAACCCAGGCATAGTCTTAACCTTTGTGCTGCCCACGGAGCAGTCCCACTTAGGCAAGATTGAGGAGCTTCTCAGTGGAG AGAACAGGGGCCCCATTCTGCTCCCCTACCAGTTCCGGATGGAGGAGATCGAGGGCTTCCGCTATCGCTGCAGG GATGCCATGCGCTCAGTGACTAAGCAGGCCATTCGGGAGGCGAGATTGAAGGAGATCAAGGAGGAGCTTCTGCACTCTGAGAAGCTTAAG ACATACTTTGAAGACAACCCCAGGGACCTCCAGCTGCTGCGGCATGACCTACCTTTGCACCCCGCAGTGGTGAAGCCCCACCTGGGCCATGTTCCTGACTACCTGG TTCCTCCTGCTCTTCGTGGCCTGGTGCACCCTCACAAGAAGCGGAAGAAGCTGTCTTCTTGTAGGAAGGCCAGG AGAGTGAAGTCCCAGAACCCACTGCGCAGCTTCAAgcacaaaggaaagaaattcagaCCCACAGCCAAGCCCTCCTGA
- the LOC105494217 gene encoding probable ATP-dependent RNA helicase DDX56 isoform X2, protein MEDSEALGFEHMGLDPRLLQAVTDMGWSRPTLIQEKAIPLALEGKDLLARARTGSGKTAAYAIPMLQLLLHRKATGPVVEQAVRGLVLVPTKELARQAQSMIQQLATYCARDVRVANVSAAEDSASQRAMLMEKPDVVVGTPSRILSHLQQDSLKLRDSLELLVVDEADLLFSFGFEEELKSLLCHLPRIYQAFLMSATFNEDVQALKELVLHNPVTLKLQESQLPGPDQLQQFQVVCETEEDKFLLLYALLKLSLIRGKSLLFVNTLERSYRLRLFLEQFSIPTCVLNGELPLRSRCHIISQFNQGFYDCVIATDAEVLGAPVKGKRRGRGPKGDKASDPEAGVARGIDFHHVSAVLNFDLPPTPEAYIHRAGRTARANNPGIVLTFVLPTEQSHLGKIEELLSGENRGPILLPYQFRMEEIEGFRYRCRDAMRSVTKQAIREARLKEIKEELLHSEKLKTYFEDNPRDLQLLRHDLPLHPAVVKPHLGHVPDYLVPPALRGLVHPHKKRKKLSSCRKARVWLLGTWGQLQDSSPPALCHHQNVE, encoded by the exons ATGGAGGACTCAGAAGCACTGGGCTTTGAACACATGGGCCTCGATCCCCGGCTCCTGCAG GCTGTCACCGATATGGGCTGGTCGCGACCTACGCTGATCCAGGAAAAGGCCATCCCACTGGCCCTAGAAGGGAAGGACCTCCTGGCTCGGGCCCGCACGGGCTCCGGCAAGACGGCAGCTTATGCTATTCCGATGCTACAGCTGTTGCTCCACAGGAAGGCG ACAGGTCCGGTGGTAGAACAGGCAGTGAGAGGCCTTGTTCTTGTTCCTACCAAGGAACTGGCACGGCAGGCACAGTCCATGATTCAGCAGCTGGCTACCTACTGTGCTCGGGATGTCCGAGTGGCCAATGTCTCAGCTGCCGAAGACTCAGCCTCTCAGAG AGCTATGCTGATGGAgaagccagatgtggtagtgggGACCCCATCTCGCATATTAAGCCACTTGCAGCAAGACAGCCTGAAACTTCGTGACTCCCTGGAGCTTTTGGTGGTGGACGAAGCTgatcttcttttttcctttggctttgaAGAAGAGCTCAAGAGTCTCCTCTG TCACTTGCCCCGGATTTACCAGGCGTTTCTCATGTCGGCAACTTTTAATGAGGACGTACAAGCACTCAAGGAGCTAGTATTACATAACCCG GTTACCCTTAAGTTACAggagtcccagctgcctgggccAGACCAGTTACAGCAGTTTCAGGTGGTCTGTGAGACTGAGGAAGACAAATTCCTGCTGCTGTATGCCCTGCTCAAGCTGTCATTGATTCGGGGCAAGTCTCTGCTCTTTGTCAACACTCTAGAGCGGAGTTACCGGCTACGCCTGTTCCTGGAGCAGTTCAGCATTCCCACCTGTGTGCTCAATGGCGAACTTCCACTGCGCTCCAG GTGCCACATCATCTCACAGTTCAACCAAGGCTTTTACGACTGTGTCATAGCAACTGATGCCGAAGTCCTGGGGGCCCCGGTCAAGGGCAAGCGTCGGGGCCGAGGACCCAAAGGGGACAA GGCCTCTGATCCGGAGGCAGGTGTGGCCCGGGGCATAGACTTCCACCATGTGTCTGCTGTGCTCAACTTTGATCTTCCCCCAACCCCTGAGGCCTACATCCATCGAGCCGGCAG GACAGCACGCGCTAACAACCCAGGCATAGTCTTAACCTTTGTGCTGCCCACGGAGCAGTCCCACTTAGGCAAGATTGAGGAGCTTCTCAGTGGAG AGAACAGGGGCCCCATTCTGCTCCCCTACCAGTTCCGGATGGAGGAGATCGAGGGCTTCCGCTATCGCTGCAGG GATGCCATGCGCTCAGTGACTAAGCAGGCCATTCGGGAGGCGAGATTGAAGGAGATCAAGGAGGAGCTTCTGCACTCTGAGAAGCTTAAG ACATACTTTGAAGACAACCCCAGGGACCTCCAGCTGCTGCGGCATGACCTACCTTTGCACCCCGCAGTGGTGAAGCCCCACCTGGGCCATGTTCCTGACTACCTGG TTCCTCCTGCTCTTCGTGGCCTGGTGCACCCTCACAAGAAGCGGAAGAAGCTGTCTTCTTGTAGGAAGGCCAGGGTATGGCTCCTGGGGACTTGGGGACAGCTGCAGGACTCCTCCCCACCTGCTCTTTGTCATCACCAGAATGT AGAGTGA
- the LOC105494218 gene encoding transmembrane emp24 domain-containing protein 4 isoform X2 produces MWDKQKEVFLPSTPGLGMHVEVKDPDGKVVLSRQYGSEGRFTFTSHTPGDHQICLHSNSTRMALFAGGKLRVHLDIQVGEHANNYPEIAAKDKLTELQLRARQLLDQVEQIQKEQDYQRYREERFRLTSESTNQRVLWWSIAQTVILILTGIWQMRHLKSFFEAKKLV; encoded by the exons ATGTGGGATAAGCAGAAGGAGGTCTTCCTGCCCTCGACCCCTGGCCTGGGCATGCATGTGGAAGTGAAGGACCCCGACGGCAAA GTGGTGCTGTCCCGGCAGTACGGCTCGGAGGGCCGCTTCACGTTCACCTCCCACACGCCCGGTGACCATCAAATCTGTCTGCACTCCAACTCTACCAGGATGGCTCTCTTCGCTGGTGGCAAACTG CGTGTGCATCTCGACATCCAGGTTGGGGAGCATGCCAACAACTACCCTGAGATTGCTGCAAAAGATAAGCTGACGGAGTTACAGCTCCGCGCCCGCCAGTTGCTTGATCAAGTGGAACAGATTCAGAAGGAGCAGGATTACCAAAGG TATCGTGAAGAGCGCTTCCGACTGACAAGCGAGAGCACCAACCAGAGGGTCCTATGGTGGTCCATTGCTCAGACTGTCATCCTCATCCTCACTGGCATCTGGCAGATGCGTCACCTCAAGAGCTTCTTTGAGGCCAAGAAGCTGGTGTAG
- the LOC105494218 gene encoding transmembrane emp24 domain-containing protein 4 isoform X1, producing MAGVRAGLLRAMGRQVLLLLALCATGARGLYFHIGETEKRCFIEEIPDETMVIGNYRTQMWDKQKEVFLPSTPGLGMHVEVKDPDGKVVLSRQYGSEGRFTFTSHTPGDHQICLHSNSTRMALFAGGKLRVHLDIQVGEHANNYPEIAAKDKLTELQLRARQLLDQVEQIQKEQDYQRYREERFRLTSESTNQRVLWWSIAQTVILILTGIWQMRHLKSFFEAKKLV from the exons ATGGCAGGTGTGCGGGCTGGGCTTCTGCGGGCGATGGGGCGGCAAGTACTGCTGCTTCTCGCGCTGTGCGCCACAGGCGCCCGGGGGCTCTACTTCCACATCGGCGAGACCGAGAAGCGCTGTTTCATCGAGGAAATCCCCGACGAGACCATGGTCATCG GCAACTATCGTACCCAGATGTGGGATAAGCAGAAGGAGGTCTTCCTGCCCTCGACCCCTGGCCTGGGCATGCATGTGGAAGTGAAGGACCCCGACGGCAAA GTGGTGCTGTCCCGGCAGTACGGCTCGGAGGGCCGCTTCACGTTCACCTCCCACACGCCCGGTGACCATCAAATCTGTCTGCACTCCAACTCTACCAGGATGGCTCTCTTCGCTGGTGGCAAACTG CGTGTGCATCTCGACATCCAGGTTGGGGAGCATGCCAACAACTACCCTGAGATTGCTGCAAAAGATAAGCTGACGGAGTTACAGCTCCGCGCCCGCCAGTTGCTTGATCAAGTGGAACAGATTCAGAAGGAGCAGGATTACCAAAGG TATCGTGAAGAGCGCTTCCGACTGACAAGCGAGAGCACCAACCAGAGGGTCCTATGGTGGTCCATTGCTCAGACTGTCATCCTCATCCTCACTGGCATCTGGCAGATGCGTCACCTCAAGAGCTTCTTTGAGGCCAAGAAGCTGGTGTAG